One stretch of Streptomyces hygroscopicus DNA includes these proteins:
- a CDS encoding inositol 2-dehydrogenase: protein MTQQGTLGVAVIGTGKMGADHVRRINEVISGARVAAVVDIDEARAKAVADTADGCQAFTDPAAAMAAPGVDAVLIASPGPAHEAALLSAFERDLPVLCEKPLTPDSASALRVLEAEQKLGHRRVQVGFMRRYDTEFMKLKALLAGGELGRPLLLHCRHRNASVHSYFTNEMMITDSVVHEMDQSRWLLEQEITAVTVLKPTPSSLSPEPLSDPQLVVFETTGGAIVNVEIFATCGFGYQVQAEAVCERGTARVGDAHGMLVNRPGTWGGEIAPDFVARFEEAYDREVQAWVNATRRGEVEGPSVWDGYAATAVSEAGVRAQATGERTAVEMIERPAFYS from the coding sequence ATGACGCAGCAGGGAACGCTCGGGGTCGCCGTCATCGGGACCGGCAAGATGGGCGCCGACCATGTCCGCCGCATCAACGAGGTGATCAGCGGCGCCCGGGTGGCCGCCGTGGTCGACATCGACGAGGCGCGGGCCAAGGCGGTCGCCGACACCGCCGACGGCTGTCAGGCGTTCACCGACCCGGCCGCCGCGATGGCCGCACCCGGTGTGGACGCGGTGCTGATCGCCTCGCCGGGACCCGCGCACGAGGCCGCGCTGCTCAGCGCGTTCGAGCGCGATCTGCCGGTGCTGTGCGAGAAGCCGCTCACCCCGGACTCCGCCTCCGCGCTGCGGGTGCTGGAGGCGGAGCAGAAGCTGGGCCACCGCCGGGTCCAGGTGGGCTTCATGCGCCGCTACGACACCGAGTTCATGAAGCTCAAGGCGCTGCTGGCCGGTGGTGAGCTGGGCCGCCCGCTGCTGCTGCACTGCCGCCACCGCAACGCCTCGGTGCACTCGTACTTCACCAACGAGATGATGATCACCGACTCGGTGGTGCATGAGATGGACCAGTCGCGCTGGCTGCTGGAGCAGGAGATCACCGCGGTCACCGTGCTCAAGCCGACCCCCAGCTCGCTGTCCCCCGAGCCGCTCAGCGACCCCCAGCTTGTGGTCTTCGAGACCACCGGCGGTGCGATCGTCAATGTGGAGATCTTCGCCACCTGCGGCTTCGGCTACCAGGTCCAGGCGGAGGCGGTCTGCGAACGGGGCACCGCCCGCGTCGGCGACGCCCACGGCATGCTGGTCAACCGGCCCGGCACCTGGGGCGGGGAGATCGCCCCCGACTTCGTGGCCCGGTTCGAGGAGGCGTACGACCGGGAGGTGCAGGCGTGGGTCAACGCCACCCGGCGCGGGGAGGTCGAGGGCCCCAGCGTCTGGGACGGCTATGCCGCGACCGCCGTCAGCGAGGCGGGGGTCCGGGCCCAGGCCACGGGTGAGCGCACGGCCGTCGAGATGATCGAGCGCCCCGCGTTCTACAGCTGA
- a CDS encoding MarR family transcriptional regulator: MTDRRLWTYKEIAAHIGVQTDTVRSYRKHGLLPPPDLVEGGKPYWYADTIRSWVARRPGNRRARRDARD, from the coding sequence ATGACCGACCGGAGGCTGTGGACCTACAAGGAGATCGCCGCACATATCGGTGTGCAGACCGACACTGTGCGGTCCTACCGCAAGCACGGCCTGCTGCCGCCCCCCGATCTGGTGGAGGGCGGCAAGCCGTACTGGTACGCGGATACGATCCGCTCGTGGGTGGCCCGCAGACCCGGCAACCGCCGCGCCCGGCGGGACGCCAGGGATTAG